A window of Hydrogenophilus thermoluteolus genomic DNA:
GGCCGCGCCCGTACCGTTTTTCGATCTGGTGTTCGATGGGCAGCCCATGGCAGTCCCACCCGGGAACGTAGGGGGCGTCGTATCCAGCAAGCGTTTTCGAGCGGACGATGATGTCTTTGAGGATTTTATTGACCGCGTGGCCGATATGGATATCCCCGTTCGCGTACGGCGGGCCGTCGTGAAGGACGAACTTTTTCGTGCGGCCGCGACACCGTTCGCGGATCTGCTCGTAGCGTTTTTGCTTTTGCCACGCCGCGACCCAACCCGGTTCACGTTTCGCGAGGTCGCCGCGCATGGGGAACGGCGTGTCGGGGAGGTTGAGGGTTTGGCGGTAGCCCTTTCCGTTAGCCATCGATCGACTCCTAATCCAATGGGTATTGCGTGGGGTGCGTTGCGTGCCAGCGTCGCGCCGCGGCGATGTCGTCGTGGATTTGTGTCGTGAGCGCGGCAAGCGACGGGAAGCGCTGTTCGTTCCGCAGTTTGGCGGCGAAATGGACGGTGATCCGCTTGCCGTATGCGTCACCGTGCCAATCGAGGAGGTGCGCCTCCAGTGTGGGGGAGAGCAGAGGGCAGGATGCGCGATCGGCTGGGTGGCGCTGCGTGACGGTCGGGCGTACGCCGACGTTGATCACCGCCGGTTCAGGCCGATTGCCCAGACCGGTGACCCAGCCGACGAAAACGCCCGAAGGAAGCGCTTGCCGTGGTGCGATCCGTAGGTTCATCGTCGGAACACCGATTTGGCGGCCGAGTTGGGCGCCCGGGTGGACGCGTCCGGTGACCGCGTACCAACGCCCAAGCAGCAGCGCGGCGTGTTCGACGTTGCCCGCATCGAGCGCGGTGCGCACGGCGCTCGAGCTGATGCGTTCGGGGCCTAACGTAAGGGTCGACATCGCTTCGACGGTAAAGCCGAAGCGCTCTCCGGCGTCGAGCAAGGTTTCCAACGTGCCGGCGCGATGGGCGCCGAAGCGAAAATCGTCGCCGACGATCAAATGGCGAACCATGAGACGTTCGACCATGAACGCGATGAACGCCTCTGGCGACCACTGTGCGATACGGCGGGTAAAGGGGAGGATGTGCAGCTGCGCGATCCCTTCCCGCGCAAGCAGCGCTGCTTTGTCGCGCAGCGGGGTGAGACGCGGGGGGGCACTGGTCGGTGCCAACCGCTCGCGCGGGTGGGGTTCGAAGGTGAGCACCGCAGGGGTGAGTTGTCGTGCTACCGCACGGTCGCAGACCAGGCGCAACAACGCCTGGTGTCCGCGATGGACGCCATCGAAATTGCCGACGGTGAGCGCGGTCGGTGCAAGGCTGGGCGCATGGCCCCGCAGGATGCGCATCGTCCTCTGAGTCTGCTTTCGGAAAACGCCCAATTATACCGGTATTCCGCAGATCAACTTGCGGGGTCGCGGCTCTTGGCGGCGAGCATCAACGCACGAGGACGCGGCGCGTGGCGTTCGAGGTAGCGCTTCACGCCGCGGTAGATCGCTTCAGCGAGCTGTTCTTGGTAGTCTGCACTCTTTAGTCGCCGTTCTTCGGTGGGATTGGAGATGAACGCCAGCTCGACGAGTACCGACGGGACGTCGGGGTTACGCAGGACTGCGAAATTCGCGGTTTCGACCTCGGGGCGGTGGGGGGGGCTTACGCGCGCGAGCTCGGCGAGCACCGCTTGCGCGAGGCGCAACGAGTCGGTGCGGGTTGCGGTGATCGAGAGGTCGAGGAGCGTAGCGGCGACATGGTCGCTGCGCGCTGCCAATTGGACGCCGCCGATGAGGTCGGATTGGTTCTCTTTTTGCGCGAGCCACTTCGCTGCGGTGCTCGAGGCACCGCGGTCGCTGAGGGCATAGACCGAGCTCCCGGCGACGTCGGGGCGCACGAAGGCGTCGGCGTGGATCGAGACGAAGAGGTCGGCTTGGGCGCGCCGGGCGCGGTTCACCCTTTCCCCCAACGCGATGAAGTAGTCACCGCTGCGCGTGAGCACCGCGCGCGTTTTCGGGTCGTCGTCGAACCGCTTCTTGGCGCGCCGCGCCACCGCCAACACCACGTCCTTTTCCCGGGTACCGTGACGACCGATCGCGCCGGGGTCTTCGCCGCCGTGCCCGGGGTCGAGGACGATCACGTATGGGGCGTCCTGTTCCGGTGGTTTCGGTTGTGGCTTACGCGGGTTGGTTGCCCGGTTCGCTTGGGTTTCGGCGGGTCGCCGCGGGGGCGTTTCGCTGAGGACCGGCGTGTCACTTTCCGTCCGCTGCCGTTTGTCGAGTTCGGCCAAGAGCCGCGCGACGGGGTCTTGCGGTTTTTCGGGATAGAGGTCGATTACCAGGCGGTATTGATAGGGATCGATGGGGTCGAGAAGGAAGATCTGCGGGACGACTGCTTGCTTCAGGTCGAAGACGATGCGGGTGGTCTCTGGGGTGAACTGCCCGACGCGGACCGCGGCGATATAGGGGTCGTCGGGTGCGATATGTTCTGCAAGGGCACGCAAAATCGTTTGGACGACCACCCCTTTGAGGTCGATCACGAGGCGCAGTGGATTTTCTAGTAAGAATGCTTCGTGTTCGAGTGCGGCGCTGGCTTCGAGCGTGACGCGTGTGTATTCCTCTGCGGGCCAAGCGCGAACGGCGACGATACGGGGTGGCGACGCGGCGATGAGGCGTGTCGGCAGCCAAGTGAATGCCGCAAGGAGCGTGGCGCGGGAGAGAAAGGCGCGGCGTGCCGCTTGGACGCGGGACAACGCGGCTGCGGGGGTGGCTAGCCGAGCGCTGGCCACTGCCGCTTCGCCGCAGTCGAGCAGGCGCCCAGGGTCAGCAGCCGACTGCCCGTCGCTTCGATCGCGATCCGAACCTGCCAGTCGGGGCTCGGTAGGTAGGGGTGCGCTTTTTCGGGCCATTCCACTAAGCAGAGGTTTTCCGGTTGAAAGTATTCGTCGAAGCCGCCCCAGCGGAACTCTTCGGGGTCGGCGAACCGGTAGTAGTCGAAATGATAAACTGGAACAGCGAGATCTGGGTAGGGTTCGACCAAGGTATAGGTGGGACTTTTGACCGGTCCGTGATGGCCGAGCGCGTTGAGGAGTGCCCGTACGAAGGTGGTCTTGCCGGCACCCAGCGGCCCGGTCAGCGTGACGATGCCGCGGGTCGCGACGAAGCAGGGGGCAACGCGTCGCGCGAACGCGCCGGTTTCGGCTTCGTTTTCGAGGTGCGCGGTTGTGGTAAAAGAGGCGTCGGTATTCATGGGGGCGATGGGTGTCGATGGCAGGAACGGTTCGCGATTGGGCACAGATCAAAGCAGCGTTGTGGCGCGCGGCGGAGTCGCTCGGGTTTGCCGCGATGGCGGTGAGCGACGTCGACCTCTCCGCGGAAGAGCCGAAACTCCTTGCGTGGTTGCGCGAAGGGTACCACGGCGAGATGGATTATATGGCAAAGTGGGGGACGCTGCGCGCGCGCCCCGCCGCGCTCGTTCCAGGCGCGCAGCGCGTCGTCTCGTTGCGTTTTCCCTACTGGCCCGAGCAGGCGGCGCCGGCCGAAGCGGTGCTCTCCGACCCGTCGCGCGCCTATATTTCGCGGTATGCGCTGGGCCGAGATTACCACAAGGTGGTGCGCGCCCGCTTGGCGAAACTGGAAAACGTCCTGAAAACGTTGGCGCCAGAACACCAAGGGCGGGTCTTCGTCGATTCGGCGCCGATATGGGAGGTGGCGCTCGCCGCGCGCGCGGGTTTGGGGTGGCGCGGAAAGCATACGCTGTTGCTGACACGCGAAGGGTCCTACTTTTTTCTGGGCGAACTGGTCACCAACCTGCCGTTGCCGGTCGACGCGCCGCAACGTGCGCATTGTGGGCGATGCGTGCGTTGTCTCACCGCGTGTCCAACGCAGGCGATCGTCGCGCCCTACACGGTGGATGCGCGGCGCTGCATTTCGTACCTGACGATCGAACATCCTGGATCGATTCCGGAGTCACTGCGGCCGCTCGTTGGCAACCGAATCTATGGCTGCGACGATTGCCAATTGGTCTGTCCGTGGAATCGTTTCGCGACGCCGTCACAATGCTCCGACTTTCAGCCGCGGCATGGGCTCGATGCGCCGCGGTTGGTCGAACTGTTTGCTTGGCGCGAACACGAATTCCTGGATCGTTTCGCGGGTTCTCCGATTCGGCGCATCGGCTATCCGCGTTGGTTGCGCAATTTGGCCGTGGCGTTGGGTAACGCCCCGACGACCCCAGATGTGGTGGCGGCGCTCAGGCAGCGCGCCGACGACCCGTCGCCGCTGGTGCGCGAACACGTCCAGTGGGCGCTGGCGCGCCATCGCGGCCAGGGTGGTACGGTACAATCCGTTCCATTTGCTTAGTGACGCGGGGCGATGGCGCAGACGATGGGCAGGCAACCGGTGAGCAATGCACCGATCGGTATCTTCGATTCGGGGGTTGGGGGGCTAACGGTGGCGCGGGCGGTGATGGAGCGGCTGCCTAATGAAGCGATCGTCTATTTCGGTGACACCGCGCGCGTGCCCTATGGGGTGAAGTCGGCGCAGACCATCCGGCGGTATGCTGCGGAAATCACCCGCTTTTTGTTGCAGCAAGAGGTGAAGCTCCTCATCATCGCGTGCAATTCGATGGCCGCGGTCGCTGCGGACACAGTAGCGGGTTTGGCGGCCGGCGTGCCGGTGCTCGACGTGATCGACGCCGGGGCACGGGCGGCTGCGGAGATGACGCGGCGCCGGGCTGTTGCGGTGATCGGCACGATGGCGACTGTGGATAGCGGCGCGTACGCGCGACGGATCCATGCGTACGCACCCGACGTGCGGGTGCATGCGTGGGCGTGCCCGCTCTTCGTTCCGTTGGTCGAGGAGGGGTGGGTCGATCATCCGGTTACCGAACAGGTGGCACGGGAATATTTGGCGCCGCTCGCCTCCGAATCAGTGGATACCCTGGTTTTGGGATGTACGCACTACCCGTTGCTCAAACCGCTGTTGCGCCGCGTTGCCGGGCCGGAGGTGGCGTTGATCGATTCGGCCGTGGCCGTTGCCGAAGCCGCTGCGCAGGTGCTGGCGGAACAGGCGCTCCTGCGCCGTGAAGCGGCTGCGCCACAGCATCGCTTCTATGTTTCGGACAAGCCGCCGCGGTTTCATACACTTGCCGAGCGCTTCTTGGCACGGTCGCTGCCGGAAGTCTCGCGCGTGGTGTTGGAAGGGTGAGGGATCAGGATGGGGTTCGTGCGACGGGGCGCGCAGGGTCGGCGCACCATTCGCTCCACGAACCGGCGTACAACTGGCCGAATGGCAACCCGGCATGCGTCATTGCCAGCAGGTTGTGGCACGCGGTGACGCTAGAGCGAGCGCTCGCCGCTATCGATCACGGTAGCGGGAAAAAGGTTCATCGCGGTCATGTGCGTTTCGGTCAATCCGCAGCGTTTGTCGCGGGTTCGTCGAGCCAGGCGCGCGCGGCGTCTTCATCGGTGAAGGTGCGGATCTCGGCATGGACGAAGAAGCGCTCGATCCAGGCGATCCACATGAGCCAATCGTCGTCGGTGAGAATCGCGATGCGGTCGAACGCGTCGGGGTGTGCGCGGGTGAATTTGAGCTCTTCCCACGCCACATCGATGGTGTAGGAGATCATCTGGCGCAGGTCGAGAAGGAGCCGAACCGGGCCGTGGAAGCGGTTCGCGTATTCGATCTGCTCTTCGAATGCACGAAAGTCGGCAAGGGTAAATTCGCCAAAGACAGTGGCTTCGACGCGATTGTCTCGGGTTTCGAGGGTGATCATTGGGGTAAGGTCTCCTTGGTGTGGCCGTACTTGGTGGAAGGATACTGAGTTCGTGTCGATTTGTCCATCTGCGGCGCGCATTTCGCGCGGACAAGAAAAAGGGTAGCCACTTGGGCTACCCAACCGTTTTTGTCTCCCTCTGGCATGGGCGATGCAGGGATCGCGCCATGCCGTGCCTCTCACGGGCTGATCAGTGGAACTGCTCTTCTTCGGTGGAACCGGTGAGCGCGGTGACGCTCGACTGACCCCCTTGAATGACCGTGGTGACGTCGTCGAAGTAACCGGTACCCACTTCGGCTTGGTGGGCGACAAAGGTGTAACCGCGTTCGCGGGCAGCGAATTCGGGTTCTTGCACTTTTTCGACGTAAGCGCTCATGCCGCGACGGGCGTAGTCGTACGCCAGGTCGAACATGTTGTACCACATGCTGTGGACGCCGGCGAGCGTGATGAACTGGAACTTGTACCCCATCGCGCCGAG
This region includes:
- a CDS encoding bifunctional riboflavin kinase/FAD synthetase; this translates as MRILRGHAPSLAPTALTVGNFDGVHRGHQALLRLVCDRAVARQLTPAVLTFEPHPRERLAPTSAPPRLTPLRDKAALLAREGIAQLHILPFTRRIAQWSPEAFIAFMVERLMVRHLIVGDDFRFGAHRAGTLETLLDAGERFGFTVEAMSTLTLGPERISSSAVRTALDAGNVEHAALLLGRWYAVTGRVHPGAQLGRQIGVPTMNLRIAPRQALPSGVFVGWVTGLGNRPEPAVINVGVRPTVTQRHPADRASCPLLSPTLEAHLLDWHGDAYGKRITVHFAAKLRNEQRFPSLAALTTQIHDDIAAARRWHATHPTQYPLD
- a CDS encoding N-acetylmuramoyl-L-alanine amidase; the protein is MASARLATPAAALSRVQAARRAFLSRATLLAAFTWLPTRLIAASPPRIVAVRAWPAEEYTRVTLEASAALEHEAFLLENPLRLVIDLKGVVVQTILRALAEHIAPDDPYIAAVRVGQFTPETTRIVFDLKQAVVPQIFLLDPIDPYQYRLVIDLYPEKPQDPVARLLAELDKRQRTESDTPVLSETPPRRPAETQANRATNPRKPQPKPPEQDAPYVIVLDPGHGGEDPGAIGRHGTREKDVVLAVARRAKKRFDDDPKTRAVLTRSGDYFIALGERVNRARRAQADLFVSIHADAFVRPDVAGSSVYALSDRGASSTAAKWLAQKENQSDLIGGVQLAARSDHVAATLLDLSITATRTDSLRLAQAVLAELARVSPPHRPEVETANFAVLRNPDVPSVLVELAFISNPTEERRLKSADYQEQLAEAIYRGVKRYLERHAPRPRALMLAAKSRDPAS
- the tsaE gene encoding tRNA (adenosine(37)-N6)-threonylcarbamoyltransferase complex ATPase subunit type 1 TsaE, translated to MNTDASFTTTAHLENEAETGAFARRVAPCFVATRGIVTLTGPLGAGKTTFVRALLNALGHHGPVKSPTYTLVEPYPDLAVPVYHFDYYRFADPEEFRWGGFDEYFQPENLCLVEWPEKAHPYLPSPDWQVRIAIEATGSRLLTLGACSTAAKRQWPALG
- the queG gene encoding tRNA epoxyqueuosine(34) reductase QueG translates to MAGTVRDWAQIKAALWRAAESLGFAAMAVSDVDLSAEEPKLLAWLREGYHGEMDYMAKWGTLRARPAALVPGAQRVVSLRFPYWPEQAAPAEAVLSDPSRAYISRYALGRDYHKVVRARLAKLENVLKTLAPEHQGRVFVDSAPIWEVALAARAGLGWRGKHTLLLTREGSYFFLGELVTNLPLPVDAPQRAHCGRCVRCLTACPTQAIVAPYTVDARRCISYLTIEHPGSIPESLRPLVGNRIYGCDDCQLVCPWNRFATPSQCSDFQPRHGLDAPRLVELFAWREHEFLDRFAGSPIRRIGYPRWLRNLAVALGNAPTTPDVVAALRQRADDPSPLVREHVQWALARHRGQGGTVQSVPFA
- the murI gene encoding glutamate racemase translates to MAQTMGRQPVSNAPIGIFDSGVGGLTVARAVMERLPNEAIVYFGDTARVPYGVKSAQTIRRYAAEITRFLLQQEVKLLIIACNSMAAVAADTVAGLAAGVPVLDVIDAGARAAAEMTRRRAVAVIGTMATVDSGAYARRIHAYAPDVRVHAWACPLFVPLVEEGWVDHPVTEQVAREYLAPLASESVDTLVLGCTHYPLLKPLLRRVAGPEVALIDSAVAVAEAAAQVLAEQALLRREAAAPQHRFYVSDKPPRFHTLAERFLARSLPEVSRVVLEG
- a CDS encoding SpoIIAA family protein, translating into MITLETRDNRVEATVFGEFTLADFRAFEEQIEYANRFHGPVRLLLDLRQMISYTIDVAWEELKFTRAHPDAFDRIAILTDDDWLMWIAWIERFFVHAEIRTFTDEDAARAWLDEPATNAAD